Proteins from a genomic interval of Lolium perenne isolate Kyuss_39 chromosome 1, Kyuss_2.0, whole genome shotgun sequence:
- the LOC127328574 gene encoding putative wall-associated receptor kinase-like 16 has product MEDVAEPLEKLDQDQSQQGQDKEEQRSLSRSQDTKQKVIRQGISGLFHKLNIFSTRKPCSQYIRNGGRVLENFSGDLKIFTANEMKEITKDYSEDCPSVTVHEAAHDIFTEGVDINIRMAHKNILCLVGCCLEVDGPMLVYYFVDNSSLKDILHVSKQELPLDLRLDIAIGSAEGLRQIHLYTPRTLCHGDIKTDNILLTEMLTPKLSCFGLLKEQHFSTTVVGSIGYTDPISLITGFLTQKSDLYSFGVVLLEIITRKRSIYGENCSLVLEFSKVYETERRGKSMFDKEIATEENMIWLEQIGKLATECLKEDVGHRPDMTDIAERLMIIRRDRETKGEGEANWPS; this is encoded by the exons ATGGAAGATGTAGCAGAACCACTAGAAAAGCTTGACCAAGATCAGTCCCAACAAGGCCAGGATAAGGAAGAACAACGGTCATTATCGAGATCACAAGATACGAAGCAAAAGGTCATCCGACAAGGTATCTCCGGTCTGTTCCACAAGTTGAACATCTTCAGCACCAGGAAACCATGCAGTCAATACATAAGGAATGGTGGTCGAGtactagagaatttcagtggtgaCCTGAAGATTTTCACAGCGAATGAAATGAAGGAAATCACAAAAGATTATTCAGAAGA TTGCCCCTCTGTGACTGTACATGAAGCTGCACATGATATTTTTACAGAGGGGGTGGATATCAATATACGGATGGCGCACAAGAACATTCTCTGTCTCGTTGGTTGCTGCCTAGAGGTGGATGGTCCAATGTTGGTCTATTATTTTGTAGATAACAGTAGCCTAAAAGATATTCTCCATGTCAGCAAACAAGAACTTCCCTTAGACCTGCGTCTGGACATTGCGATTGGATCAGCAGAAGGGTTAAGACAGATTCATTTGTATACACCTCGGACACTATGCCACGGTGATATCAAGACAGATAACATACTCCTGACTGAAATGCTGACTCCAAAACTATCATGTTTCGGGCTTCTTAAAGAGCAACATTTCAGTACGACAGTAGTTGGAAGCATCGGTTACACTGACCCGATATCATTGATAACTGGCTTTCTGACACAGAAGAGTGATCTCTATAGCTTTGGAGTTGTTCTGCTGGAGATTATTACCAGGAAGAGAAGTATATATGGTGAGAATTGCAGTCTTGTTTTGGAGTTCTCAAAAGTGTACGAGACAGAAAGGAGAGGGAAGTCAATGTTCGACAAGGAGATCGCAACTGAAGAAAATATGATTTGGTTGGAACAAATTGGCAAGCTAGCTACTGAGTGTCTAAAAGAAGATGTTGGACACCGACCAGATATGACAGATATAGCAGAGCGGCTTATGATCATTAGGAGAGACAGGGAAACTAAAGGGGAAGGCGAAGCGAACTGGCCAAGCTAA
- the LOC127342726 gene encoding receptor-like cytoplasmic kinase 176 produces the protein MGNCWGWGAKISSDTTSSSSPSGTNSRYAGRNGAALSNSGSYASVASVPRSEGEILESANVKAFAFSELRTATRNFRPDSVLGEGGFGSVFKGWIDEKTLAPTKPGTGMVIAVKKLNQEGYQGHREWLAEVNYLGQLSHPNLVKLVGYCVEDEQRLLVYEFMPRGSLENHLFRRSSHFQPISWNLRMKIAHGAAKGLAFLHSDMAKVIYRDFKTSNILLDANYDAKLSDFGLAKDGPTGDKSHVSTRVMGTYGYAAPEYLATGHLTTKSDVFSFGVVLLEMLSGRRAVDKNRPNGEHNLVEWARPYLTSKRRIFRVLDARLGGQYSLAKAQKAASLALQCLSVDPRHRPTMEQVITVLEQLHDAEGGSSPRPQLQRKPSSNRSLAGSRSSSTKGSNKPASPRPA, from the exons ATGGGGAACTGCTGGGGCTGGGGCGCCAAGATCAGCTCCGACACCACCTCCTCATCCTCGCCTTCAG GGACGAATTCCAGGTACGCTGGCAGGAATGGGGCAGCCTTGAGCAACTCCGGCAGCTACGCCTCGGTGGCGTCGGTGCCACGCAGCGAGGGCGAGATTCTCGAGTCGGCGAATGTCAAGGCCTTTGCATTCAGTGAGCTGAGGACCGCCACGAGAAACTTCCGGCCGGACAGTGTGCTGGGCGAGGGAGGGTTTGGGTCAGTCTTCAAGGGGTGGATCGATGAGAAGACCCTCGCACCGACTAAGCCGGGCACCGGGATGGTCATTGCTGTCAAGAAGCTTAACCAGGAAGGCTATCAGGGCCATAGGGAATGGCTG GCTGAAGTGAATTACCTTGGACAACTATCACACCCGAATCTTGTGAAGCTCGTCGGATACTGTGTCGAAGACGAACAACGGCTTCTCGTGTACGAGTTCATGCCTCGTGGGAGTTTAGAGAATCATCTCTTTAGGA GGAGTTCACATTTCCAGCCCATCTCGTGGAACCTTCGGATGAAAATTGCACACGGAGCGGCGAAAGGGCTTGCGTTTCTCCACAGCGACATGGCCAAAGTCATCTACCGTGATTTCAAAACCTCGAACATCCTACTAGATGCG AACTATGACGCAAAGCTCTCAGATTTCGGGCTGGCAAAGGACGGACCGACTGGTGACAAGAGCCACGTGTCCACAAGGGTGATGGGGACATATGGGTATGCCGCACCAGAATACCTTGCAACAG GCCATCTTACCACCAAGAGTGACGTGTTCAGCTTCGGCGTGGTCCTCCTGGAGATGCTGTCGGGGCGGCGCGCGGTTGACAAGAACCGTCCGAACGGCGAGCACAACCTGGTGGAATGGGCGAGGCCGTACCTAACAAGCAAGCGGCGCATCTTCCGCGTCCTGGATGCCCGGCTGGGCGGGCAGTACTCCCTCGCCAAGGCCCAGAAGGCCGCATCGCTGGCGCTGCAGTGCCTCTCCGTGGATCCCAGGCACAGGCCAACCATGGAGCAGGTTATCACTGTGCTGGAGCAGCTGCATGATGCCGAGGGAGGGAGCAGCCCTCGCCCCCAGCTGCAGAGGAAGCCGAGCAGCAACCGGAGCCTGGCTGGCTCGAGATCGTCATCCACAAAGGGGAGTAACAAGCCTGCTTCGCCGAGACCGGCTTGA
- the LOC127342748 gene encoding uncharacterized protein → MDLNVLERMLLDENAKPMNLTLSLLKDVTNGFSLDHQIGSGGFAVVYKGTVGKLGVAVKKLTKTHLLPESKFHKEVECLMKARHRNIVRFLGYCAETQGKAEDCEGRFVMADMRNWLLCFEYVPNGSLEKYISDASSGLEWRERFGIIKGICHGIHYLHKNRILHLDLKPANILLDDHMEPKIADFGLSRCLDEEQTRATTKHLSGTPGYLAPEFFNGKVAFASDIYSLGIIIMEILTGAKGYPEDENVTESWMNRLEGELQLEQVRVCTKIGIECMESDPKKRPVALRIINMLDKMASADETGMSSSVVEPQSSLLLEHSAQEKIGKLAESLSHEDGKEYPATEDVAERLGNDYSEEDQESDIYCSSSWEWQDTDRKTKSSVLEKLNIFNIFRKDEGSKLRGLTTFTKGEMKKITRNYSALIGEGSSGKVYKGCLADFTIVAVTVTESKLNRYLKEEFLKEVEIWAQMVHTNIMKLTGYCVETNVLTMVHEYAANGNLQEILHGNKNKMLPLDLRLDIAIGSAEGLRYMHSRDMRLGGVNPTKIYLDENLTPKLSDFELLPLHNMDVSFIIGNTDYIDPEYLKCGLLTQKSDVYSFGAVLLELITRKLVNSDNCSLIAQYCKIMEMEKSGRRAMFDKEIAVLEDIPVLEEIGKLAIECLREDIEERPDMTAVTERLVMIRRDSGLRKARSRS, encoded by the exons ATGGATCTCAACGTCCTGGAGCGGATGTTGCTTGATGAGAACGCAAAGCCGATGAACTTGACATTATCACTTCTCAAAGATGTCACAAATGGTTTCTCTCTTGATCACCAAATTGGAAGCGGTGGATTTGCCGTGGTTTATAAG GGAACAGTTGGAAAATTGGGGGTCGCTGTGAAGAAGCTAACCAAAACGCATTTGCTGCCTGAGAGTAAATTTCACAAAGAGGTCGAGTGTCTGATGAAGGCCAGGCATAGGAATATAGTACGTTTTTTAGGATACTGTGCTGAAACTCAAGGAAAAGCTGAAGACTGCGAGGGAAGATTTGTCATGGCAGACATGCGGAACTGGCTGCTTTGTTTTGAGTATGTACCTAATGGGAGTCTCGAAAAGTATATCAGTG ATGCATCGAGTGGACTTGAATGGAGAGAACGTTTTGGTATCATCAAAGGAATATGTCATGGCATACATTATCTACATAAGAATCGTATTCTACACTTGGACCTCAAGCCAGCTAATATATTGCTCGACGATCACATGGAACCAAAAATCGCTGATTTTGGTTTGTCGAGATGTCTCGACGAAGAGCAAACCCGTGCTACTACTAAACACCTATCTGGAACGCC GGGATATTTAGCTCCTGAATTCTTTAATGGGAAAGTCGCATTTGCCTCGGACATATATAGTCTTGGCATTATAATTATGGAGATACTAACAGGAGCTAAAGGCTACCCCGAAGATGAGAAT GTGACTGAAAGTTGGATGAATCGATTGGAGGGGGAATTGCAGTTAGAACAAGTAAGGGTATGCACTAAGATTGGGATAGAGTGCATGGAATCAGACCCAAAGAAAAGACCGGTTGCATTGCGTATAATCAATATGCTGGATAAAATGGCGAGTGCTGATGAAACTGGCATGAGTAGTTCGGTAGTTGAGCCGCAGTCAAGTTTACTATTAGAACATTCTGCTCAAGAAAAAATTGGAAAGCTCGCTGAGAGCCTCAGCCATGAGGATGGGAAAGAATACCCTGCAACTGAAGATGTTGCAGAACGTCTTGGAAATGATTATTCCGAAGAAGACCAAGAAAGTGACATTTATTGCTCATCGTCGTGGGAATGGCAAGATACAGATAGAAAGACTAAGTCTAGTGTGCTGGAGAAGTTGAACATTTTTAATATATTTAGAAAAGATGAAGGCAGTAAGTTGAGAGGCCTGACGACTTTCAcaaagggggaaatgaagaaaatCACAAGGAATTATTCAGCATTAATTGGTGAAGGAAGCTCTGGTAAAGTGTACAAAGGATGTCTTGCTGACTTTACCATTGTAGCCGTCACAGTCACGGAAAGTAAGTTAAATAGATATTTAAAGGAGGAGTTTCTCAAGGAGGTGGAGATCTGGGCACAAATGGTACATACAAACATTATGAAGCTCACCGGTTACTGTGTGGAAACAAATGTTCTAACGATGGTGCATGAGTATGCTGCTAACGGGAACCTCCAAGAAATTCTCCATGGCAACAAAAATAAAATGCTCCCTTTAGATTTGCGTTTGGACATTGCAATTGGATCTGCAGAAGGGTTGAGGTACATGCATTCTAGAGACATGCGACTTGGTGGTGTTAACCCAACTAAAATATATCTTGATGAAAATTTAACACCAAAGCTCTCGGATTTTGAGTTATTGCCGTTacataatatggatgtatctttcATCATTGGCAACACGGACTACATAGACCCAGAATACCTGAAATGTGGTCTTTTAACACAAAAGAGTGATGTCTACAGCTTCGGAGCGGTTCTCCTGGAACTCATTACCCGTAAGTTAGTGAATAGTGACAATTGTAGCCTCATCGCCCAGTACTGCAAAATCATGGAGATGGAGAAGAGTGGGAGGAGGGCAATGTTTGACAAAGAGATTGCAGTTCTAGAAGATATCCCTGTTCTTGAAGAAATCGGTAAGCTCGCAATCGAGTGCCTGAGAGAAGATATAGAAGAACGTCCTGATATGACGGCGGTGACAGAACGACTTGTGATGATTAGGCGAGATAGTGGACTCAGGAAGGCACGCAGCAGAAGCTAG